The Triticum urartu cultivar G1812 unplaced genomic scaffold, Tu2.1 TuUngrouped_contig_6611, whole genome shotgun sequence genomic sequence CTCagagttagggttagggtttgatATTTGGGGATTTTTGGAATGAGCTTCTTTTCAATCATTGGACCAAATCTCTGTCATTCCTTTGCACTCCAGGTTCCTGCTAGCACCGAAGACTCAGATTTCGAGGGCCCTGAGACAGATATGTATGTTTTGTGCCATGGACACGGGAAGGCAGCAGAAAGGCGTGTTGCTTTCGAAGGGATTCACACTGGCAGGAGGTTTCTTTGTTGTGCAGAGAAGGTATGGTTCCAGCTGAACTAATTGGAACTTGTGGATTTACCAAACAGATATGTCATTTGTTTACCATGGATATGTACTGTGGAAGCAGTCATTGTATCATATTGTGAGGTTAGGACAGTGGATGCAGTCATTGTTTACTGTGGAAGCAGGCATTGTATTATACTGTGAAGTTTGAACAGTTGATTCATTAATTGTTTACTCTGCCAGCATTGTTTAGTCTGGTTCTGGCAACATTGTTTAGTTAGGTCATTTTGTTAACTCTGTCAGGTTAGCATATTTTAAGAGAGTAGATGCATGGGTTGGCAGACCAGCATTTTTTAGTTTCGATCTGGCAATATTGTTTAGTTAGGTCATTTTTTAACTCTGCCATGTTAGCTTATTTTAGGACAGAATATTCATGGGTTACCACACCAGCATTGTTTACTTAGTAGTTGTTTACTTTAGAGCATGATCTGAATTTTAGTATAAAGTAATCTAGCCTATCATTGTAAGCAAGTCACTGTTATGTAATTCATTTTGTTAATACTCTTTTTCCAGGAAGGTAAAAACTGTGGACTAGTAGAATGGATTGATCCATCTTGGCCCACTACCCTTGAGAATGCACTGTCCAAGTTGTGGTCTATGTATGAACAGAGTAAGATGGACAGGAATGAGGAATGTCTGATGCATTCATTTACTGTTCATGACCTGACACAAGAGAAGAAGAAACTCCAGGCCAGCTATGAGAAGTTGGTTGAAGATGTCAATGCACTTATGGATGCCCAGGAGCAGAGGGCAGTGATAGAAAGGAAAGATGCTGAAACAACCAAGTTGCAGGAGAAGTATGACACTTTGAAGAACATAGCAGCTGCTCAAGGTACTGTCATTAGGAACATGAAGTTGAAGATAGCTGAAGAGAAGAAGAATTTGCAGATCCACATTGATGAGCTCAAGAAGACAGTTGAAGAGAGCAATGTGAAGCTGGAGGGCATCAAGGCCATCATAAAAGGATAAGCAGTGCAAGAGAAGAATGGGCAATATCATTTGGCATTTGCTGACCTTTTGCAGGGTGTGGTTTGGCATTTGTTGTAATGATAGTAGTTTAAATTCTATTAACTATGAGTACTCCTGAACTATGGATATGTAATCTTAAGTAAGATGTTTGCATTTGAACTAGTGCTGAATGTGGTGCTATTTGAACTAGCACTGAATGTCAAACTATGATTATGTATGGATTTGAACTAGTGCTGAATTTGGTGGTATTTAGAGCTGGCTAATGTTATCTTAAGTAATCTGTTTGCAAATGATGATTTTTGCTTTAGTATGTTCCTGTTCAACTGATGATTCTGAGTTAAGTAGGGTCAATTAGGgttgtttttggctttttatcGACGCCGAGGCATCAACTAGGTCAAGTTAGGGTTTTTGATTTTTTATCGACGCTGAGGCATC encodes the following:
- the LOC125530863 gene encoding uncharacterized protein LOC125530863; this translates as MAPFSPSSQKRQPLFLLHSAARSLLALALFLVAAPVAAAPRRRRSAMVSWSDGSDSSEHTRQYMSSDSDDSTIKVPASTEDSDFEGPETDMYVLCHGHGKAAERRVAFEGIHTGRRFLCCAEKEGKNCGLVEWIDPSWPTTLENALSKLWSMYEQSKMDRNEECLMHSFTVHDLTQEKKKLQASYEKLVEDVNALMDAQEQRAVIERKDAETTKLQEKYDTLKNIAAAQGTVIRNMKLKIAEEKKNLQIHIDELKKTVEESNVKLEGIKAIIKG